The Nitrospirota bacterium genome has a window encoding:
- the ilvD gene encoding dihydroxy-acid dehydratase: MPKELKLISRDLLAGPDRAPARAMMKAVGFTDEDLSRPIIGVANTWIEVMPCNFHLRRLSERVKAGIRAAGGTPVEYNTIAVSDGISMGTEGMKASLISREVIADSIELVARGHLFDGVVALSGCDKTIPGTVMALARLNLPSVMLYGGSIMPGQFQGHDVTIQDVFEAVGKHAAGTMNDAELKDLEDHACPGPGACGGQFTANTMAIAFEFLGISMMGRNGVPAMDQKKDDVAFECGVMVMDLLKRDLRPKQIITRKSLENAIAAVATTGGSTNAVLHLLAIAREAGIKLSIDDFDKINRKVPLLADLKPGGRFTASDLYAAGGTTLVAKRLLDAGILHANQPTVTGRTIGEEAKDAKETPGQQVLRPLSNPIKKTGGLVILKGNLAPDGCVVKVAGHSIMTFRGPAKVYNREEDAFAAVQSRKIKAGDVVVIRYEGPSGGPGMREMLGVTAAIVGAGLGDSVALLTDGRFSGATHGLMAGHVAPEAIKGGPIGAVKNGDIIVFDIAKRTLTLEVSQKEIKARLKKVKQPASRYTSGVMGKYARHVSSASEGAITT, encoded by the coding sequence ATGCCGAAAGAGTTGAAACTGATAAGCCGTGATTTGCTGGCCGGGCCCGATCGGGCACCGGCCCGTGCCATGATGAAAGCCGTGGGATTCACCGATGAGGACCTGTCTCGTCCGATCATCGGCGTCGCCAATACCTGGATCGAAGTCATGCCCTGCAACTTCCACCTGCGCCGATTGTCGGAGCGGGTGAAGGCCGGTATCAGAGCCGCAGGCGGCACCCCCGTCGAATACAACACGATCGCCGTGTCGGACGGTATTTCGATGGGCACCGAGGGCATGAAGGCGTCGCTGATCAGCCGGGAAGTGATTGCCGATTCGATCGAACTCGTGGCTCGCGGACACCTCTTTGACGGCGTGGTGGCACTCTCCGGATGCGACAAGACCATCCCTGGCACCGTGATGGCGCTCGCGCGCCTGAACCTGCCCTCGGTGATGCTCTACGGCGGCTCGATCATGCCGGGCCAGTTCCAAGGCCATGACGTGACCATTCAAGACGTATTCGAAGCCGTGGGGAAACATGCAGCCGGCACGATGAACGATGCCGAGCTCAAAGACCTCGAAGACCATGCCTGCCCTGGCCCCGGTGCCTGTGGCGGCCAGTTCACGGCCAATACCATGGCCATCGCGTTCGAGTTCCTCGGCATCTCGATGATGGGACGGAACGGCGTGCCGGCCATGGATCAGAAGAAAGACGACGTGGCCTTCGAATGCGGCGTGATGGTCATGGATCTACTGAAACGAGACCTGCGCCCCAAGCAGATCATCACGCGGAAATCGCTGGAGAATGCCATTGCCGCGGTCGCCACCACCGGCGGCTCGACGAATGCCGTGTTGCATCTGCTCGCCATCGCGCGCGAAGCAGGCATCAAGTTGAGCATCGACGATTTCGACAAGATCAATCGGAAGGTCCCGTTGCTCGCCGACCTGAAGCCGGGTGGACGATTTACCGCGTCGGATCTGTATGCAGCCGGAGGGACCACCTTGGTCGCCAAACGGCTGCTCGATGCCGGGATCCTGCACGCCAACCAACCGACCGTGACCGGACGAACGATTGGAGAAGAGGCCAAAGACGCCAAGGAAACTCCTGGCCAACAAGTGCTTCGGCCCCTCTCGAATCCCATCAAGAAAACCGGTGGGCTCGTCATCTTAAAGGGAAACCTCGCGCCAGATGGCTGCGTCGTGAAAGTGGCCGGACATTCGATCATGACATTCCGCGGCCCTGCGAAAGTCTATAATCGAGAAGAGGATGCCTTTGCCGCCGTGCAATCCCGCAAAATCAAAGCGGGCGATGTCGTGGTAATCCGCTACGAAGGCCCGTCCGGCGGCCCAGGCATGAGAGAAATGCTGGGCGTGACTGCGGCCATCGTCGGTGCAGGTTTGGGCGATTCCGTTGCGCTCCTCACCGATGGCCGCTTCTCCGGCGCCACCCATGGGCTGATGGCAGGCCATGTCGCACCGGAAGCCATCAAGGGAGGCCCGATCGGCGCCGTGAAAAACGGCGATATAATTGTCTTCGATATCGCCAAACGAACGCTGACCCTGGAGGTTTCGCAGAAAGAGATCAAGGCCAGGCTCAAGAAGGTCAAGCAACCGGCGTCACGCTACACCTCAGGCGTCATGGGCAAGTACGCGCGGCACGTCTCCTCTGCGTCGGAAGGGGCGATTACCACGTAG
- a CDS encoding serine protease: protein MRSKTWGGLCLLSLLWSSIAIAKDLSPREIYEQASPAVVMVMGYADGGRKGSGGTGSIIQSDGLVLTNAHVVIEEQTGKPYARLAVYLKPARVTGDSKSDLSRMVRAKVVAYSQPLDLALLKLDGVNEPLPVVDIRESGQARIGDHVVAIGHPEQGGLWTLTTGVISAEVDNFNGVRGKHVFQTETGLNRGNSGGPLLDGEGHMVGVNTAIARVASDGLPITSISFSLKSSVATQWLREQGVGGRAGRGTPLPTGQTQPIIDQPLSQSQAKPGSPSQPDLPLKQMMKPDPPQPAPARSYNLDQLVSDRAKAEADLDSMMSEMRGRMKGR, encoded by the coding sequence ATGAGGTCAAAGACGTGGGGAGGCCTGTGTCTTCTCTCCTTGCTATGGAGCTCAATAGCCATTGCGAAGGATTTATCGCCTCGTGAGATATACGAACAGGCCTCTCCGGCTGTGGTGATGGTGATGGGCTATGCGGATGGCGGCAGGAAGGGGAGTGGCGGAACCGGTTCGATCATTCAGTCCGACGGACTGGTCCTCACCAACGCGCATGTGGTGATTGAAGAGCAGACGGGGAAGCCCTATGCTCGTCTGGCCGTGTATCTCAAGCCAGCTCGGGTCACCGGAGACTCAAAGAGCGATCTTTCACGGATGGTCCGCGCCAAGGTCGTGGCCTATTCGCAACCATTAGACCTGGCCCTGTTGAAGCTCGATGGCGTCAATGAACCGCTGCCTGTCGTCGATATACGTGAATCAGGGCAGGCGAGGATCGGGGATCATGTAGTCGCGATTGGCCATCCCGAACAAGGTGGATTGTGGACCCTCACCACTGGTGTCATCAGCGCCGAGGTCGATAATTTTAACGGGGTCAGGGGCAAGCATGTCTTTCAGACAGAGACCGGCCTCAATCGTGGTAATTCGGGAGGCCCGTTGCTCGATGGCGAAGGGCATATGGTCGGGGTGAATACTGCGATTGCTCGGGTAGCCTCGGACGGCCTTCCGATCACAAGTATCAGTTTCTCGCTCAAGTCGAGTGTCGCCACACAATGGTTGCGAGAGCAGGGAGTGGGGGGACGAGCAGGACGAGGGACTCCGCTGCCCACTGGACAAACACAGCCCATCATTGACCAACCGCTGTCTCAGTCACAAGCTAAACCGGGTTCGCCGTCTCAGCCCGATTTGCCGCTCAAGCAGATGATGAAGCCAGACCCGCCTCAGCCGGCTCCGGCTCGTTCCTACAATCTCGATCAGTTGGTCAGCGATCGAGCGAAGGCGGAAGCCGATCTCGACAGCATGATGTCAGAGATGCGTGGACGGATGAAGGGGAGATAG
- a CDS encoding DegT/DnrJ/EryC1/StrS family aminotransferase produces the protein MNVPLLDLKAQFQPLRAEIMAELETVCDEQGFILGPRVVAFEESVARYIGSRYAIGCASGSDALLLSLMAMGVKAGDEVITVPFTFFATAGAISRLGAKPVFVDVQPDTFNIDPKLIEQAITPRTKAIMPVHLFGQCADMAAINEIAKRKKIHVIEDACQAIGAGQQGKRAGILGDTGCFSFFPTKNLGGFGDGGLITTNDKSLADSMSMLRVHGSQVRYLHEAIGINSRLDALQAAVLQIKLKYLDQWTEGRRRNAERYQQLFSRTKHTDRVTLPSTVPGNFHVYNQFTVRVPKRDELRTFLKEKGVGTEVYYPLPMHLQHCYRDLGHRKGSFPLSEQAAEEVMSIPIYAELTEAQQAYVVEMIAEFYKRG, from the coding sequence ATGAATGTGCCGCTGCTTGATTTGAAAGCTCAGTTCCAGCCCCTCCGTGCCGAGATCATGGCGGAGCTAGAAACGGTCTGTGACGAGCAGGGGTTTATTCTAGGGCCGCGCGTGGTGGCGTTCGAGGAATCCGTTGCCAGGTACATTGGGTCTCGTTATGCGATTGGCTGCGCCTCCGGGAGCGATGCCCTGTTGCTCTCTCTCATGGCCATGGGCGTGAAGGCTGGCGATGAGGTCATTACCGTCCCGTTCACATTTTTTGCTACGGCGGGCGCGATTTCACGATTGGGCGCGAAGCCGGTGTTTGTGGACGTTCAGCCGGATACGTTCAACATCGACCCCAAGCTGATCGAACAAGCGATCACGCCTCGCACAAAAGCCATCATGCCCGTGCACCTCTTTGGACAATGTGCGGACATGGCTGCGATCAACGAGATTGCCAAGCGGAAGAAGATCCACGTCATCGAAGATGCCTGCCAGGCTATCGGCGCCGGTCAGCAAGGGAAGCGTGCCGGGATCCTTGGCGACACCGGTTGTTTTAGCTTTTTCCCTACCAAAAATTTAGGCGGGTTTGGCGATGGGGGGCTCATCACAACGAATGACAAGTCCCTTGCCGACTCCATGTCGATGCTCCGTGTGCACGGGAGTCAGGTCCGTTACCTCCATGAGGCGATCGGTATCAATAGCCGGCTGGATGCGCTTCAGGCGGCCGTACTCCAGATCAAATTGAAGTATCTCGACCAATGGACCGAGGGCCGCCGTCGGAATGCCGAACGGTACCAGCAGTTGTTCTCCAGAACGAAACATACGGATCGAGTGACGCTGCCGTCCACGGTACCTGGAAATTTCCACGTCTATAACCAGTTTACGGTGCGAGTCCCGAAGCGCGACGAATTGCGCACCTTCCTCAAAGAGAAAGGCGTGGGCACGGAAGTGTACTATCCGCTTCCGATGCATCTCCAGCACTGCTATCGCGATTTAGGCCATCGGAAGGGATCGTTCCCTCTGTCAGAGCAGGCAGCGGAAGAGGTCATGTCTATTCCGATCTACGCCGAATTGACGGAAGCGCAGCAGGCTTATGTGGTGGAGATGATCGCGGAGTTCTATAAGCGCGGCTAG
- a CDS encoding ABC transporter permease produces the protein MKILSIALNTFRENLRDKLLYNLLVFALLMIGSSVLLSRLTLGEFHRLILDIGLGSINFFGVLIAIFVGIGLVSKEIEKKTIYTIVSKPVARYQFLLGKYLGLTITLFVNTAIMALGLLVVLYAQEVPIEGMLFKALALIFVEFMVVTAVALMFSTFSSATLSAIFTLALYVIGHLTADLKTFGAKMDGLSRGILNGIYYLLPNLERFNLKGHVVHHLEVSGSDLMLIALYGAAYTALLLFMASLIFQRRDFR, from the coding sequence ATGAAGATTCTGTCGATCGCACTGAATACATTTCGGGAAAACCTGCGTGACAAGCTGCTCTATAATCTGTTGGTGTTTGCCCTGCTCATGATCGGCAGTTCGGTGCTCCTGTCACGGCTCACCTTGGGGGAGTTCCATCGGCTCATTCTGGATATTGGGCTCGGGAGTATTAATTTCTTCGGGGTGTTGATTGCGATATTTGTCGGGATCGGATTGGTGAGCAAGGAGATCGAAAAGAAGACGATCTACACGATTGTGTCCAAGCCGGTGGCGCGTTACCAATTTCTGCTTGGGAAATATCTGGGGCTCACGATCACTCTATTCGTCAACACGGCGATTATGGCGCTGGGACTCTTGGTGGTGCTCTATGCCCAAGAGGTTCCCATCGAGGGGATGCTCTTCAAGGCGCTGGCGCTGATTTTCGTCGAGTTCATGGTGGTCACAGCGGTCGCCCTCATGTTTTCAACCTTTAGCAGCGCAACGCTGAGCGCCATCTTCACGTTGGCGCTGTATGTGATCGGACATCTCACGGCAGACCTGAAAACATTCGGGGCGAAGATGGATGGTCTTAGCCGGGGAATTTTGAACGGGATCTACTATCTCCTCCCAAACCTCGAGCGCTTCAACTTGAAGGGCCATGTCGTGCATCATCTGGAAGTCAGTGGTTCGGACCTGATGCTGATCGCCCTCTACGGAGCGGCGTATACGGCATTGCTCCTCTTCATGGCCAGCCTCATTTTTCAACGGCGAGATTTTCGTTAA
- a CDS encoding ABC transporter ATP-binding protein: MTPRSDLVVQTEQLSKIFHVGFWGKRVTAVDGLSLEVRRGEVFGFLGPNGAGKTTTIKMLMGLIYPTSGRAQLFGRDLGDPETKARLGFLPESPYFYDYLTSREFLGFYGHLFGLWGAVLDKRIDELLELVGMTHAKDLQLRKFSKGMLQRIGIAQAMINDPELVVLDEPMSGLDPIGRKEVRDLIFRLKESGKTVMFSSHILHDAEVLCDRVAMILKGRLVACGRVTDLLDQGANHQVELVVDRLTPAGLDHLRPLADKVVMQGDRMLVVLQSQQQVEGALEIIRAAKACLVSLNPQKGSLEDLFIREVEEHRSSSEHRT, translated from the coding sequence ATGACGCCTCGTTCCGATCTTGTCGTACAGACTGAGCAACTCTCGAAGATCTTCCACGTGGGATTTTGGGGAAAGCGCGTTACCGCTGTGGATGGCCTCAGTCTCGAAGTCCGGCGTGGAGAAGTATTCGGTTTTCTTGGCCCGAACGGCGCGGGGAAAACCACGACCATCAAGATGTTGATGGGGCTCATCTATCCGACGAGCGGGCGCGCGCAGCTGTTCGGACGGGATCTGGGCGATCCTGAGACTAAGGCCAGGCTGGGATTTCTTCCCGAGTCGCCCTACTTTTACGACTACCTCACGAGCCGGGAGTTTCTTGGGTTTTACGGACATTTGTTTGGGCTGTGGGGCGCTGTTTTGGATAAGCGAATTGACGAACTCCTAGAGTTAGTCGGCATGACGCATGCGAAGGATCTCCAGCTCAGGAAGTTCTCAAAAGGCATGTTGCAGCGGATAGGGATCGCGCAAGCCATGATCAACGATCCGGAGTTGGTGGTGCTGGATGAACCCATGTCCGGGCTGGACCCCATCGGACGGAAAGAAGTTCGCGATCTGATCTTCCGTCTCAAAGAGTCCGGGAAAACGGTCATGTTCAGCTCCCACATCTTGCACGATGCCGAAGTGTTGTGCGATCGGGTCGCGATGATCCTGAAGGGGCGGCTGGTAGCCTGTGGCCGGGTGACCGATTTGCTGGATCAAGGAGCGAACCATCAAGTGGAACTGGTTGTAGATCGTCTGACCCCTGCTGGATTGGACCATCTCCGTCCGCTCGCCGACAAAGTGGTCATGCAGGGGGATCGGATGTTGGTGGTGCTGCAAAGCCAGCAACAAGTGGAGGGAGCGCTGGAGATTATCCGCGCGGCGAAGGCTTGTCTGGTGTCGCTCAATCCTCAGAAGGGTTCATTGGAGGATCTCTTCATCCGGGAGGTCGAAGAACATCGGAGTTCGTCGGAGCATCGAACATGA